Genomic window (Rosa chinensis cultivar Old Blush chromosome 6, RchiOBHm-V2, whole genome shotgun sequence):
GACTTCTTGCCTCGTAATAGAAGATTTGCTGCTACAGAGACGGTGGAAGATATAGGTAACTTGAAAACTGAGCAGCATAAAAGGAAGCAACATGGATAGGAGTCAAAGgtggagaagaaagagtggaagGTATGGGCCTGCTATTTGTTTTAGCTCATCTTGGACATGATATTTTATTCATCTTGCCTTACCATTAAAGATTAATATGCCAGCTTATGATAATGAAAATCTAGAAACTGTCATTGTAAGAGTAAACTGTGAGCATATAACTTGCATTAAAATATCTGAGCTACTGATTTTGGCATTTGATAATTCCAGGAATTGTACCTTCTGTTTTGTAGTTGTGTTGGTAAATTTATGTTGGTTATTTGATGATAACTTGAATATATCTGAGTGTAAGCAGCTGTCAAAGGAGGAAAGACGTGAGGCATGGCACGttaaaaagaaattgaagaaggGACTTTACAAGGGTAAAGTGCAGCATTCTCAGAGAGTAGCTGCTATATCTGGCTCTTCTTCCAAACGTCTGATGTGATTGTGCTGATCATCAAATGGTAATGGGAATAGAATCACCTAGCTGAATCCACAGAGGACTTATCAAGTTGTTGTGGCTGCAACTCGAGAAATGGGTATTGGAAAGGATGGGAAACTGCCTTGGAGGGACGCCTTAATGTTATTCTGACTTGTTCCGGGGGGGGTGTGATGTTTATATCTATCTTTAAAACAGTAACTCTGTGTGTGTTTAATTTGTGGTTTTTTTGTTGTGGTggttatttattatattttaggGGAGTGATGTGTGGTGATTTTGGTTGTGGGGGTGGTTATTACTTATTAGAACTATAGTCAGTATAGTGTTTGAGTTCTCATGCCTTGTTCCTTTTTCTGATCTTGTATTCCCTCTTGGCATGTTCCTACACAACAAACGGTTGAATATAGCCAAACTCCTTAAGTCATTGGTAAAGTCACTAATCAGGTCATTAATCAAGTCACTGTCTGGGTAACTATTAACCTCAAGTAACTAACTAagtcactgatcatgtaactgctaaaaatcactgttaatcacgtcactaactaagtaactgaccatgttacTAACCAAGTAATTGTCAGTAGCTAAGTCACAAGTTGAtagtcaagtcactgttaatcacatgttactaactaagtaactgaccatgtcactgacaatGTCACTAAACATGTTACTGTCAATCCCTGGCCATGTCATATAACCTCAAGTAACCGGTAATGTCACTATTAACTTCAAGTCATTGGCtatgtcactggccaagttaCTAGTCATGTCACTGTTAATCCTTAGCCAATGAAGTCATTGTTCAAGCCAAGTTCCTAGTCAGTGAGgtcactggtcaagtcactgttaacctcaagtcactgaccatgtaactgtctcaagtcactgaccatgtaactgtctcAAGTCGCTGTCaatcacatgtcactgaccacatcactgttatacacatgtcactaaccacgTCTTGAGGACAAATCCCCTCACGACCAATATAGGTGAGAAGTAATCTCCTTCCTCAAagaaaatctgtgtgaggagctATCCCCTCAAAGCAAATTTGGGTGAGGAGTAAGTAATTCCCTAAAGTggaatctgtgtgaggagaaatcccctcaaggccaATATGGATGAAGAGTAATCTCCTTGAGGAGATATTTGGGAGATACCTTTAAGGCAAATTTAGATGAGGAGTAAGGTAATTCCCTAAAGATGAATCTCTGTGAGGATTGTGAGGATAGATCCCCTCAAAGCTAACATGGGTGAGGAGTAATCCTCTCGAGtcgaatctaggtgagtagaaatCCCCTCGAAAGGAATCTGGGTGAGGAGCAAGGATTGAACCAATTTACCTGTAAAAGTAATTTTGATCAAGTccctagttagtgaggtcactggtcaagtcactattaacctcaagtcactgaccatgtaactgtctcAAGTTACTGGTCAAGTCtttgaccatgtaactgtctcaagtcactggtcaagtcactgaccatgtaactgtctcAAGTCACTTACCATGTCACTGCCTCAAGTAATTTACCTGTAAAAGTAATTTTGATCAAGTccctagttagtgaggtcactggTAAAGTCACTATTAatctcaagtcactgaccatgtaactgtcttAAGTTACTGGTCAAGTctctgaccatgtaactgtctcAAGTCACTTACCATGTCACTGCCTCAAGTCACTTACCATGTCACTATCAATTTCTGATTTGATGTTCAATTCCTGATTTAGTTACATGTtcaattacttggtcagttatatacatgatcagttacatgatcagtcactggccaagttgcATGTCACTTACTATGTCACTGTTATACACGTCAATGTAAACCCTTGGCAAAGtcattgttaacctcaagtcacgggcaaagtcactgaccatgttgCTGTTAATTCTTGGTCAAGTTACTGACAAAGTCATTGACCATGTCAATTACCATGTCATTGTTATACacgtcactgaccatgtcactgtcaattccTGACCAAGTTACGATCCATGGTAAGTGACATGattagttacttagttagtgacatgtgataaacagtgacttgactattaacttgtgacttggctactgacagttacttggttagtgacatggtcagttacttaattagtgacatgtgattaacagtgacttggctattaacttgtgacttggctattgacagttacttggttagtgatcGACATGGTCATTGACATGTAATGTTTAACAGTGTAATTGGTCTTTTTTTACGGCTATGAAGTAAATGAATGCAAGTTTCTATCAATTTATTCAAGCATAAACTGGTCTAGATTATAGTGATAGACAAATTGGATACACCACTCCTGATACAAATATATACATGATgagataaaaatatatacatatagacaaatatatacaaatatatacatatagacAAGAGACCTATCCTCTTCCCGTAACCAATTTTTGCTATGGCTTTGTTCAAATCCAAATGCATGCACAGGTGTGATATTTAATCTCATGCATTTTCTGAAGAGCTTGTGGCAAATTCAAGATAATCTGCATATGCTGGAGTAGgagctaaaaacacaaaatcagAATTGTATTAGAAAAAGCAGATGCATATGAAGCGTATACATGAACAGCACAGTAAAAAAGTGCATGAAAAATGTTTTGGCCTCATCAAACAAACTCTTTGATCTAGATATCTTTGCTTATAACTATGCAAGGAAAGTTACAGCTAGTGAAACCAACACACTGCAAAACCGATGTCCTAAGTGACACTGCAGTCGCTTCTAAATTAACATCCAGAAATCAGAGCTGCTTCAAATTCAGACTGATTGAGATTTCGTACATTTTAACTACCACTACCACTCTCAACATTGTATCCAAGTACATTTTCAAGTATTATCAGAAGTAAAATGGAACATGATTTAGTAGCAAAGTTCCATTTGATGGACAGACACCACATATTATGCACCATGCAGTCCTAGATATGATTTCAGAATAAGAATACTAAACTTTATGAGCTATAGGAGCAGCAATTTAACAAAACACTCAATTCCACAAGTCATGATCGCCAACATAATGAGCATCAAGACCAGTTTTCTCAActagaagatatatatatatatatatatatatatatataaagaagaaGGTAAATTTAGACCAAAACACACAAACAGCATCTTAAGCAAATCTCTTGCTGCTCAATTCAGCATCAAGGCTGTTCCAAAATAATAAACTTCATAATCactttcatattttcttttattaccTAAAGACAACAAATATGTAAATTTGACCAGAACCAAGACCACTTCAATAAATTGCTTGCTACTGAACGCAGCAGCAAGTCTCTTCCTACAATAATTCTGCCCTCCCCCAGGTCAATCCAAAGAGTCAACTTCAATTCCATATGCAAAGGCCAATAGTCACTAAAGAATTATCAGAATACCTCTTAGAATAAACTCCATTAGCCGAGGCTCTTGATGTTTTAGGAAGCTCATTATTCTTTCCGGTAATCATGTTTAAGCTGCCCAGGCTAacttttgatattttgatcGGTAACTTTTCTTTTGCCTCAGATGGCTTACCATCTGCTTCTATGCTGCCAGGTGTGTTACCCTGCATGCAATTTACAAGTTACGACTGAGAAGCTCAAATAGACATAGTGATTGTCTATAAGAAACAAACCACAATGTGAAAAACATTCACAGAAGCCTCTACGATCCCATTTGGCGAGGGCATAGCAAAAGGTACTGATTGTGCCTACTGCCTAGTAACACTAATGGGAAGAAGTAAACCTTAAAGAAGCCAGGAAACTCTGCCACGGACTTCAGTGTATATGAATCCATGCTTGAACCCGTTCCCTGCCACACTGTCAAGTTCACATATTCAACACAATCTGTCATTTTCTCCACATTGATGATcgatcctctatatatatatatatatatatatatatatatatatatatatatatatattaatccgCTAAATCTCAGTTCAGGCAAGCTTCTACATATTAGAAAACCACAACCTCTACATATCTCCGAGCTAGGAATCAAGCTCTGAGCAAATATAAAcacaaaaactcaaaatcaaaTAGGTATCACAAAATCCTAAGTTACAAAATCACAACTCTCCAACCTTTCTCCAAATGCATGAAACAGAAAAATCAACACTCACCGGGTTCGacataaatgaaataaaagctAAGAATCAGTGGAattctctgaaatttcattcTATAATTCACAAAAATGAAACACCAACAGTACACACGTCAAGAGCCAGATGTTGCTTGACAATCAATAAAATCCAAAACTCTCCACAAGCACAAAAATGATATCTCTCTTATATGAATCCTCTACTTTTTCTAGTCAACcaaattagaaattaataagTTATTACTGAGGAGAGAATCACAAGAAGTTAATCATAAGATCACATATTAGTAAGTTACAGAAGCAAATCTATATATCAAAGCACACCAAACTGCTAATTCTCTTCAAATCCTTCCTCAAATCTTTGAAAATCGAAGTTAACTACTAAGAGAATCGCAGATCTTAAAACTTGAACCTCAAATTTCTCCATCTCACTTAAAAAttataccaactacttgcaaaTTCTCCTAAAATACTTGAGTTCTGAGTATTTAAAGCTCAAGGAAACAACAAATTATCGATTCGAACTAAACAATATCGAGATGCATTGATGTAATCTCACTGAAAATACTGATCCATACCTAGACATTCGTACCTGGATTGAAGATGAGATTCCGGCACCGGTTGTCGATCGGAAAACCGATCGGGTTAATCAAACAGCGGGTCGATTATGCTGAAGAGGTTGGGGTGGCAAAATTCGAGAAGCATTAAGCAATCTCATCACTATGCAATGCCAAATTTGAACGGGTCGATGTCGTGAAGGTTATGGAGCTTCAAATTCCGGCGATCCTGAAAGTCGTTCGCCGTAGCCGCCATTGTTCGCTCTCTGAAATTTGAACGCAGAGAGAGGAAGACGAACAGAGTAGTGGAAACTCCGAGACTCTGAGACTAAAacctatgaaattttgattgtatTAGGCTTTAAGGGCAGAATgggaataaacaaataaaaaactgactttttttaacatcacttcattattcataaggattaaattaatattactaacaattcattatggacatttttatcaagtgggaaactaggtgatttttttatcatttcacactctaatATGACTTTTTCCAtaatttccctaaaaaaaatctatatttatatatagacactaatttatttatcaataaatttttaaagacactaattttttataaatctatatttatatatcatacactccaaagagcaacctctagcaattcaaagaaaataggaaAACCGACTAttagatgtgattattacaataaattatacgtgtggttaaaaatttagtcaatttcaccatagtttcaaACCCGATTGGATTAGTCAACCATAGTCACttgcatgttttcttggttgaccgttGGCGTGATGACTGCAAAacttgcttatttttttacatcacgtttgtaaatatttcatcgatggatgtgtgtggacataagataaaaatttcaatttttaattacaaatacgttgGCCTATACTAATTTGCCtcttaaagttgtatgacttatacattgcatttaaattgttgaggtccattctaaagcaaccatgaagtggaagatgaatttggagaaaccaaccgctcgatggagagattgtaatgttttatggtggttgtaaaaaatccagccaatttagttctcgtttcgaattcgatcaactaggtcaaacttagttactcttataaacctatatttatatatcatacactccaaagagaaacctctataaattcaaataaaatgaaaaaacggaccggtggatgtgattattacaataaattatgagtgtggtaaaaaatttagccaatttcaccatattttcgaatccgatcgaatcggtcaaccgtattcatgacatgtagaatatatatgcacatattctatatagaagtatgagaacttccaatttcaccataagccaaattacaacaaattcatactcacacaaagacacacacacacacacatatatatatatatatataaacacacacatatataaacatgtCTAAAAGTCCTGAATCTTCAATAATGATGATGCGGCACACTGAAGATTTTCAAATATATGTGTTGGGccttctagacatgaacttgtaaaagatgttgcagattcccgtccaagctgaactgctttcacttaaattgccataactccttctagaaaattCGGAAtagcaaaccgtaaaattcctcagaaactagacacatggggctttccatgcatatagggtacagctTCTAGTTCCATCCAAGCAGTttccagtaattcagcgaagttaggttctagacatgaacttgtaaaagatgttgcagattcccgtccaagcaaaactgccttcacttaaattgtcataactccttctagaaaagtcagaatcgcaaaccgtaaatttcttcagaaactagacacatagggctttccgtgcatatagagTACAACTTCTAATTCTATCCGagaagttcccagtaattcagcgaagttaggtgttctgcatAACAATTTTCTGTGTTAGTTAGCTCagcttagcttcttttcttctttctttgaaacacacctacaaagacactaaactaacgtaaatgaaccataaatAAGGAGGACTACACATATATACCAAGACTCCAAGagaaagaggcatagaaatataagaaaatatgagcacatcaacataaatatatatatatatatataatatataatagtttacgggcttttaccGGCCGGGCTTAGCGGACTTTTACCGGcagggcctagcgggcttttggctGGCGGGgcctatgggccgggccgggtttttgtgGGCTTTttggcgggcctccatcggcccaccgaggcgggcttttgAGGGCTTTTTGACGAGCCAGGCCGGGCTTTtggccctcagggccggcgggcctccatcgacccacttgatccgcgggctttttgatgaggcctacttgGATTGATTATGTGCCAATGCAAAGACGTAAATAAATCTTTATCATATAACTTCCTTGAGCCAAAACAAATAGATTCAAACCACCTCAAGCAATTGAAGAAatggaagatgatgaagaagttgCTAAACCCAATCCACCCCAAGAGCAGCATAAGCCTAATGATCTGCCTCAGAATAGAACCCAAAGTGTATCTTTTCCCCTGTTCTCTTCTGTCTCTCTTTTTTCACCCAGCAATTCCACAAATGAGGTGGTGGAGGAAAGAAAACATTTGGGTGGATAAGTAAATCCTGCAAAAATGTAGGGGCAAAGTGGTCAATTGACCAAGGAATTTGATCTTCATGgggctgataggagcattttaatgtgatattttaatagttaattcctcacattttgcttagttaattccttaactgaatcgatttttaattcaatttctatttttaggtacattggagtagataaaggtgaaatgagcgttaggtccataattacctggaaatgatggagaaaaatggaaatgtactaaaagatcaattttgcacatattcctactccggctaagagaaaccaagccaagcaaagaagaatgagcggccgcctgaccaaatgaacttcaaatgagctgaaaccttccagatccattctagacacccaaaggaacatttcatatgaagagtgcaagatccagatagaagtggaaggccttcaaacaatcagtccaattttctgcagaagcaaaactggaaaactagacCTGTGAGGAGTCCAGCAGAATTtctggcccaaccacatggattgaagctctgaaaattgatcaggatgatctacactcatagaggaacatttgatatgaagaaatcggaggcccaatatgaagtcttgttggagaaataattgaaggaataaaggggcagaaactgacctaaaaacagctcaatattcacatgttcatgtttcctacccacatgaagaaagctagatgcttttctctttttccttggatatatttttcttctacaatctctttaatagatcatcatcacttccatgttgctgcaccttcatgctttgctttcatttcatcatttctctatcttttccatattttacaagtgaacttagatccactttcattatttttcttccactcatcatttcactcttctttttcttccctatttaaacaccttctcctctcattctaacacattccttcatccattccatcttctttgtctccattttctttccattttcttaaacacattccttcatccattccatcttctttgtctctccattttctttccattttcctaaacacattccttcatccattccatcttttttgtctctccattttctttccattttcctaaacacattccttcatccatttcattttctttgtctctccattttctttccattttcctttccaccctctagagcaagccacgagttcaagcaaggccaagggagaagaagaattgccgtgagcatcatcctccatcatcatccttgaagcttgctttcgagattcaagagactacatcctcaattcgttcatctcatctccatctcacggtgtaatccgattctcctttgtaacctttgctttgatttcgttggttttgttctagttgacatatatgtatgaacaaagtattatttctggaatttttatgattaattgatattttcagattcatatcattgttcttcgagagttgcttatgtgggtttgcttaattaaatttgcgttatagatatcctttgtgtattaatcttatttgggtcgacacttatagggtttatgcataattgttgctaggtttaagaacataaaatcgacttttcgttttgtgtaaacttgaatcaaagtagtaaaggttttgtacaaagatcgaatttaattaacgaggattgcaattaggtggacttttccatactaagttgtacacttaagttgatagcctttctctatgtgtaatgcattaaacatgttgtgattaactagctttctagtgcttgaatgcatgtttgataggattgatctaggtgctttcgcttaggttaattagcattgaaaagtaaaatatgggaaattgtttgcttttaacgtttcacatgatcaactcctttctcatgacatagatgaacaatattagggtttgaatcaattttaatcatatgtttcgattttgatctttgttctctcattccattcatatttttatgtttttgcattttaattattttgttaacttagttttattttcgaaaatccaaaaacaaaatccccccttttttcgtaaataatgtttatagttgtgaatatatttgtgaatattatactttgttttaattttaattgtttaattgtttgacaatgacaggtgtaccctcaatcccgggaatagaacgatccctacttacttatactactaacgatattttcagggttaaattatgcgcttgcttatagcgcatcaatttttttaaacaatttatatacaacaaatatatacaataaatgacacaatttaacaagtgatttttcaatccccggcaacggcgccaaaaattgatgcgctataagcaagcgcataatttaaccctgaaaatatcgttagtagtataagcaaatagggatcgttctattccggggattgagggtacacctgtcattgtcaaacaattaaacaattaaaattaaaacaaagtataatattcacaaatatattcacaactatatataaacattatttacgaaaaaaggggggattttgtttttggattttcgaaaataaaactaagttaacaaaataattaaaatgcaaaaacataaaaatatgaatggaatgagagaacaaagatcaaaatcgaaacatatgattaaaattgattcaaaccctaatattgttcatctaagtcatgagaaaggagttgatcatgtgaaacgttaaaagcaaacaatttcccatattttacttttcaatgctaattaacctaagcaaaagcacctagatcaatcctatcaaacatgcattcaagcactagaaagctagttaatcacaacatgtttaatgcattacacatagagaaaggctatcaactcaagtgtacaacttagtatggaaaagtccacctaattgcaatcctcgttaattaaattcgatctttgtacaaaacctttactactttgattcaagtttacacaaaacgaaaagtcgatttcatgttcttaaacctagcaacaattatgcataaaccctataagtgtcgacccaaataagattaatacacaaaggatatctataacgcaaatttaattaagcaaacccacataagcaactctcgaagaacaatgatatgaatctgaaaatatcaattaatcataaaaattccagaaataatactttgttcatacatatatgtcaactagaacaaaaccaacgaaatcaaagcaaaggttacaaaggagaatcggattacaccgtgagatggagatgagatgaacgaattgaggatgtagtctcttgaatctcgaaagcaagcttcaaggatgatgatggaggatgatgctcacggcaattcttcttctcccttggccttgcttgaactcgtggcttgctctagagggtggaaaggaaaatggaaagaaaatggagagacaaagaagatggaatggatgaaggaatgtgtataggaaaatggagagacaaagaagatggaatggatgaaggaatgtgtgtaggaaaatggaaagaaaatggagagacaaagaagatggaatggatgaaggaatgtgttagaatgagaggagaaggtgtttaaatagggaagaaaaagaagagtgaaatgat
Coding sequences:
- the LOC112169038 gene encoding bZIP transcription factor 68, producing MDSYTLKSVAEFPGFFKGNTPGSIEADGKPSEAKEKLPIKISKVSLGSLNMITGKNNELPKTSRASANGVYSKSSYSSICRLS